From one Plantibacter flavus genomic stretch:
- a CDS encoding NAD-dependent epimerase/dehydratase family protein, whose product MTRVLVTGADGEIGRAVSHALVRAGYEVSALSLAFGAEHPADRLFVGDTTSVADVAAALDGVDAVAHFAAIPHPSLGTPYEVFRVNTDSTFNVLEQAGRRGVRRAVIASSINALGYPNNPHGTWPPSFPLDEHTPADIADAYSLSKSVDEQTAAYAHRRHGIDVVALRFPLVKWPSVLRDVAEEVARDPAAMAREGWAYLTMGDATRAVLRGLEVSTEGVLVAGLSAADTLLGGMTHLLADRYTPGVPIIRPVSDTAALIDTTTAERALGFHPTESLHDGTAVAQPDPETPVRNLR is encoded by the coding sequence ATGACTCGCGTCCTGGTCACCGGCGCCGACGGCGAGATCGGCCGCGCCGTCAGCCACGCGCTGGTCCGCGCAGGCTACGAGGTCTCCGCGCTGTCGCTCGCCTTCGGCGCGGAACACCCCGCCGACCGGCTGTTCGTCGGCGACACGACCTCGGTGGCCGACGTCGCCGCCGCACTGGACGGCGTCGACGCGGTCGCCCACTTCGCCGCCATCCCGCACCCCTCGCTCGGGACGCCGTACGAGGTGTTCCGGGTGAACACCGACTCCACGTTCAACGTGCTCGAACAGGCCGGTCGACGCGGCGTGCGGCGAGCGGTCATCGCCAGCAGCATCAACGCGCTCGGGTACCCCAACAACCCGCACGGGACGTGGCCGCCGTCCTTCCCGCTGGACGAGCACACCCCCGCGGACATCGCCGACGCGTACTCGCTCTCCAAGTCGGTCGACGAGCAGACCGCCGCATACGCCCACCGCCGCCACGGCATCGACGTGGTCGCCCTGCGCTTCCCGCTCGTGAAATGGCCGTCCGTCCTGCGCGACGTCGCCGAGGAGGTCGCGCGCGACCCCGCGGCCATGGCGCGCGAGGGCTGGGCCTACCTCACGATGGGTGACGCCACCCGCGCGGTGCTGCGCGGCCTCGAGGTGTCGACCGAGGGCGTGCTCGTCGCCGGCCTGAGCGCCGCGGACACGCTGCTCGGCGGCATGACGCATCTGCTGGCCGATCGCTACACGCCCGGTGTCCCGATCATCCGGCCGGTGTCCGACACCGCAGCCCTGATCGACACGACGACCGCGGAGCGGGCCCTCGGCTTCCACCCGACCGAATCCCTGCACGACGGGACCGCCGTCGCGCAGCCCGACCCCGAGACCCCGGTGAGGAACCTCCGATGA
- a CDS encoding carbohydrate ABC transporter permease: MSAPALARSAKRADRPERDAVGRSNISDTDRRRPVVRVSLLLGQVVVLLGLVVAGLGPLVWLALAAVSPTQDLIREPFAFFSSGVVQWENIGIAWERGRIGHYLWNTAVLALGATVATLVVSTSAAFVITVLRPRWGRLFSAAILATLFVPGIVALVPLYLTVRELPVVGISLLNTPWAVWLPAAATAFNVLIIARFLESIPADLYDAARIDGAGALRILWSIVLPLSRPILGVVGLLAVVASWKDYLWPLLVLPDPDLQPVSVALPRLAAQTELSVQMAALFLSLIIPVVLFLVFQRQFLRGASMAGGVKG, encoded by the coding sequence ATGAGTGCGCCCGCACTAGCCCGCAGCGCCAAGCGCGCCGACCGACCCGAGCGCGACGCCGTCGGACGGTCGAACATCTCCGACACCGACCGCCGTCGACCCGTCGTCCGCGTCTCACTGCTCCTGGGACAGGTCGTCGTCCTCCTCGGCCTCGTCGTCGCGGGACTCGGCCCGCTCGTGTGGCTCGCCCTCGCCGCCGTGTCGCCGACCCAGGACCTCATCCGAGAGCCGTTCGCGTTCTTCAGCAGCGGCGTCGTGCAGTGGGAGAACATCGGCATCGCCTGGGAACGCGGGCGGATCGGCCACTACCTCTGGAACACCGCGGTGCTCGCCCTCGGAGCGACCGTCGCGACCCTCGTGGTCTCCACCAGCGCCGCCTTCGTCATCACGGTACTCCGGCCCCGATGGGGCCGCTTGTTCTCGGCAGCCATCCTCGCCACGCTGTTCGTCCCGGGCATCGTCGCGCTCGTTCCGCTGTACCTCACGGTCCGCGAGCTGCCGGTCGTCGGCATCTCCCTGCTGAACACGCCATGGGCGGTCTGGCTGCCGGCTGCGGCCACGGCGTTCAACGTCCTGATCATCGCCCGCTTCCTCGAATCGATCCCCGCGGACCTCTACGACGCGGCTCGGATCGACGGAGCCGGCGCGCTGCGGATCCTGTGGAGCATCGTGTTGCCGCTGTCGCGTCCGATCCTGGGCGTCGTCGGACTGCTCGCCGTGGTCGCCTCGTGGAAGGACTACCTGTGGCCGCTCCTCGTGCTGCCGGACCCCGACCTGCAACCGGTGTCGGTGGCACTGCCGCGACTCGCGGCCCAGACGGAACTCAGCGTCCAGATGGCGGCACTGTTCCTGTCGCTCATCATCCCGGTGGTGCTGTTCCTGGTCTTCCAGCGGCAGTTCCTCCGCGGTGCGAGCATGGCCGGCGGGGTGAAGGGATGA
- a CDS encoding carbohydrate ABC transporter permease, translating to MFQTIKRPQPGPSSATRTPAATRRWRRARPGLVALGIALPAILVYLYFSWGPILSSLVMSVQDITPGQTSTWVGMENFSYVLSDPNLPQATLNTLLYTGLAILFGFPVPLALAVFISELRGHRWYFSALAYLPVMVPPVVAILLWKFFYEPSEDGVFNAVLGVVGIGPVPWLTAPTLAMPSIVLETTWAGAGTAVIIYIAALSSIPAELYEAAELDGAGIWRRVWHVALPQMRGIIGTMLLLQVIGTMQIFTEPFLFTGGGPLGATRTLLMTIYDYAFVRVDYGAATALSVLLAAVLAVFALVYARLTRRWSAS from the coding sequence ATGTTCCAGACCATCAAGCGACCGCAGCCGGGTCCGTCATCGGCCACGCGCACGCCCGCGGCGACACGACGATGGCGACGCGCCCGTCCAGGTCTCGTCGCCCTCGGCATCGCGCTGCCGGCGATCCTCGTCTACCTGTACTTCTCGTGGGGTCCGATCCTCTCCTCGCTCGTGATGAGCGTCCAGGACATCACGCCCGGGCAGACGTCCACCTGGGTCGGGATGGAGAACTTCAGCTATGTGCTGAGCGATCCGAACCTGCCGCAGGCGACCCTCAACACCCTCCTCTACACCGGTCTCGCGATCCTCTTCGGCTTCCCGGTCCCGCTGGCCCTGGCCGTGTTCATCTCCGAGTTGCGCGGCCACCGTTGGTACTTCAGCGCCCTGGCCTACCTCCCCGTCATGGTGCCGCCGGTCGTCGCCATCCTGCTCTGGAAGTTCTTCTACGAACCGAGCGAGGACGGCGTCTTCAACGCGGTCCTCGGCGTCGTCGGCATCGGGCCGGTACCATGGCTCACCGCACCGACCCTCGCGATGCCGTCGATCGTCCTGGAGACCACCTGGGCCGGCGCCGGGACCGCCGTCATCATCTACATCGCCGCCCTCTCGAGCATCCCGGCCGAGCTGTACGAGGCGGCCGAACTCGACGGCGCGGGCATCTGGCGTCGCGTCTGGCACGTCGCCCTGCCGCAGATGCGCGGCATCATCGGCACGATGCTGCTCCTCCAGGTGATCGGCACGATGCAGATCTTCACCGAGCCCTTCCTCTTCACCGGCGGCGGACCACTCGGTGCCACCAGGACCCTGCTGATGACCATCTACGACTACGCCTTCGTGCGCGTGGACTACGGCGCAGCGACCGCCCTGAGCGTCCTGCTCGCAGCCGTCCTCGCGGTCTTCGCCCTCGTCTACGCCCGTCTCACCCGCCGTTGGAGTGCCTCATGA
- a CDS encoding extracellular solute-binding protein produces MTGRIRAAAAVLVIGGIAVAAAGCSPQSSESADGKTTIEVGDRPSADRPEDRKYFDERVSAFEEANPDIDVKAVETAYDPTTFQALAAGGSLPDVLSVPLTEPQGLIKRGQAADLTDTLKSEGLLDSLNPAILKLASDADGKAYGVPTNAYSFGLVYNRALFTAAGLDPDAPPTTWDEVRTAAQQITAKTGAAGFSVLTTANTGGWQFTGMTYSFGGTVENADGTKATFDDTPSADALALLQTMQFEDGTLPANTLYDADSQGQDFAAGKIGMMIGASDRYYGVVQNLKLPAEDFGIGGMPQDGGSNGTLSGGSVQIVNPNATDAERTAAVKWISFLYLQRYFDQDTAVADAKASNEAGSVTGLPGLAVVNEDAYDTYFDWIADYINVPSANFTPYLDASAEIPVVAEPVNNAQEVYGALDTVIQTVLTDRNADIDSLLSQASTDVQGRLTR; encoded by the coding sequence ATGACTGGACGCATCCGCGCAGCAGCGGCTGTGCTGGTGATCGGCGGCATCGCCGTCGCAGCGGCGGGCTGTTCGCCGCAATCGTCGGAATCGGCCGACGGCAAGACCACCATCGAGGTCGGCGACCGCCCGTCGGCGGACCGCCCCGAGGATCGCAAGTACTTCGACGAACGCGTCTCGGCGTTCGAGGAGGCCAACCCCGACATCGACGTGAAGGCGGTCGAGACCGCTTACGACCCGACGACCTTCCAGGCCCTCGCGGCCGGCGGCAGCCTCCCGGACGTCCTGAGTGTCCCCCTCACCGAACCCCAGGGGCTCATCAAGCGCGGCCAGGCTGCCGACCTCACCGACACCCTGAAGTCCGAGGGCCTGCTCGACTCGCTGAACCCGGCGATCCTGAAACTCGCCTCCGATGCCGACGGCAAGGCCTACGGCGTCCCCACGAACGCCTACTCCTTCGGCCTCGTGTACAACCGCGCCCTGTTCACCGCGGCCGGACTCGACCCCGACGCACCGCCGACCACCTGGGACGAGGTCCGCACGGCCGCGCAGCAGATCACCGCGAAGACCGGCGCTGCCGGCTTCTCGGTCCTCACCACCGCCAACACGGGCGGGTGGCAGTTCACCGGGATGACCTACTCCTTCGGCGGGACCGTCGAGAACGCGGACGGCACGAAGGCCACCTTCGACGACACGCCCTCGGCCGATGCGCTCGCCCTCCTGCAGACCATGCAGTTCGAGGACGGCACCCTGCCCGCGAACACCCTGTACGACGCCGACTCGCAGGGCCAGGACTTCGCCGCGGGCAAGATCGGCATGATGATCGGTGCCAGCGACCGCTACTACGGCGTCGTGCAGAACCTCAAGCTCCCCGCCGAGGACTTCGGCATCGGTGGGATGCCGCAGGACGGCGGGTCGAACGGCACCCTCTCCGGCGGCAGTGTCCAGATCGTCAACCCGAACGCGACCGACGCCGAGCGTACCGCCGCGGTGAAGTGGATCAGCTTCCTCTATCTGCAGCGCTACTTCGACCAGGACACCGCCGTCGCCGACGCCAAAGCCTCGAACGAGGCAGGGTCCGTCACCGGCCTCCCCGGCCTCGCGGTGGTGAACGAGGACGCGTACGACACCTACTTCGACTGGATCGCCGACTACATCAACGTGCCGTCGGCCAACTTCACGCCCTACCTCGACGCCTCGGCGGAGATCCCGGTCGTCGCCGAGCCCGTCAACAACGCGCAAGAGGTCTACGGCGCGCTCGACACCGTCATCCAGACCGTGCTGACGGACCGGAACGCAGACATCGACAGCCTGCTCTCGCAGGCGAGCACCGACGTCCAGGGCCGACTGACGCGCTGA
- a CDS encoding sugar-binding protein has translation MTERTRRPSHPRRLAAATLGVLLAVGALAQPTAAVAQETTIPVEDLVGWSGVAFDGTSVAPSAPRIAADGHTGAGAVEVLLDTGARTVDGWEMAVRSLDDAPLDSVSFWVRAENVTTVGVQLVDATGQTHQSFLPVPASDGWQELTLQSPVTDPSHSAWGGAGDGIWHGPARQVGFVVNGWARADTAQPSARLLVDDLTVRAADAPSGFALTPGTLGNLFTEGDPLAFPYTTGADTVRWTVTDGDGRVVDEGEEDADGALDLTAPGRGWFSLSVEGLAAGESVGSATTTFAVLAETDVAATATGRYGAATHYGQGWDPASMGALAVGGVAQFRDEVYWSEVETTPGVYDWSRPRAEFLDAARDSGVKPLLLAGYGNPLYDGGNGPVSDEAVSAYAAYAAAMADEFGDMSTGLEIWNEWDLGLGGNTNVAPEHYVDLLAAASPAVKAVAPELPVIGPAVANLNTDWLEQTFRLGALQYLDGIVLHPYSYPVGAEALDETLSRVDALVRRYNGGESIPLWVTELGWPTGTNARAVSESSQAADIAKSAVITAMHDVQRTFIYDLVNDGVDAQETEENFGLLHHPQDPLGAFTPKPAFVSYSTAAGLLLDATATGRDTSVADLWNVSFDTPDGPLHALWSTSDRAVTLGLRGEVVITDLYGASRTVAAGDGTSILLELGEGPVYVQGEVAGVTASETGLTLDPAYLGQTVTARWTMDNRAGTTDRTVVLRFDDGQEASQTVAAGTTGSVVVELPPASALGELLVEATLLEDDVVLGRLTARTTVGEPVTLVGDQVALADGSALRLTVDNASGEPVTIDRLTVDLGGSTQTFLDGVTVAAHESATADLPLAGLAGRTDWSAVALVGGRELTASGVVVPLDLGTAVDAAHRTIEVDGVLDDLDDLTPIVPAATGRAADDQSARAWYTWDEDDLFLSVEVTDDVHDQPAAGANIWQGDSVQFTVAAGAPGSATGWHELGMALTPAGPQLYRWLAVGEGPGTVAGARVAVERDDAAATTVYEVAVPWVRLTGVRPDAALLSSAFIVNEADGEGRDGYLAWGGGIAAEKDSAQFLPVRLMPAAGTGGGTDPGTGTGTSGGLDGEAASTAQSGTRGLAGTGVDGTATLAMLGLGALAAGALVVARGRRASGHRP, from the coding sequence ATGACCGAACGAACACGACGCCCGTCGCACCCGCGGCGGCTCGCGGCAGCAACGCTGGGGGTCCTCCTCGCGGTCGGCGCCCTGGCGCAACCGACCGCGGCGGTGGCGCAGGAGACGACGATCCCCGTCGAGGATCTCGTGGGCTGGTCGGGTGTCGCGTTCGACGGGACGTCGGTCGCGCCGAGTGCTCCGCGCATCGCCGCCGACGGCCACACGGGTGCGGGCGCCGTCGAGGTCCTCCTGGACACCGGAGCGCGCACGGTGGACGGCTGGGAGATGGCCGTCCGGTCCCTGGACGACGCCCCGCTGGATTCGGTGTCGTTCTGGGTCCGCGCGGAGAACGTGACCACCGTCGGTGTCCAGCTCGTGGACGCGACCGGGCAGACGCACCAGAGCTTCCTCCCGGTCCCCGCGTCCGACGGGTGGCAGGAGCTCACCCTGCAATCGCCCGTGACCGACCCGAGTCACAGCGCCTGGGGCGGCGCTGGTGACGGGATCTGGCACGGCCCGGCGCGGCAGGTCGGCTTCGTCGTCAACGGGTGGGCTCGGGCGGACACAGCCCAGCCGTCCGCCCGCCTGCTCGTCGACGACCTCACCGTCCGGGCCGCGGACGCCCCCTCCGGGTTCGCCCTGACCCCGGGGACGCTCGGCAACCTGTTCACCGAGGGCGATCCGCTCGCCTTCCCCTACACGACCGGTGCCGACACGGTGCGCTGGACCGTCACGGACGGGGACGGACGCGTGGTCGACGAAGGCGAGGAGGACGCCGACGGTGCGCTGGACCTCACCGCACCCGGTCGCGGATGGTTCTCGCTGTCCGTCGAAGGCCTCGCCGCCGGCGAGTCGGTGGGTTCCGCCACCACGACGTTCGCGGTCCTCGCCGAGACCGACGTCGCCGCCACGGCGACCGGGCGGTACGGTGCAGCCACCCACTATGGCCAGGGCTGGGACCCGGCCTCGATGGGCGCTCTCGCGGTCGGCGGTGTCGCGCAGTTCCGCGACGAGGTGTACTGGAGCGAGGTCGAGACGACCCCAGGCGTCTACGACTGGTCGCGCCCGCGAGCCGAGTTCCTCGATGCTGCACGCGATTCCGGCGTCAAACCGCTCCTCCTCGCCGGCTACGGCAACCCGCTCTACGACGGTGGCAACGGACCGGTGAGTGACGAAGCCGTGTCCGCGTACGCCGCGTACGCGGCGGCGATGGCCGACGAGTTCGGCGACATGTCGACGGGCCTCGAGATCTGGAACGAGTGGGACCTCGGGCTCGGTGGCAACACCAACGTCGCCCCGGAGCACTACGTCGACCTCCTCGCCGCGGCGTCCCCCGCCGTGAAGGCGGTCGCCCCCGAGCTGCCGGTCATCGGTCCCGCGGTCGCGAACCTCAACACCGACTGGCTCGAGCAGACGTTCCGTCTCGGAGCGCTGCAATACCTGGACGGCATCGTCCTGCACCCCTACAGCTACCCGGTCGGGGCCGAGGCGCTCGACGAGACCCTCAGCCGTGTCGACGCGCTGGTCCGGCGGTACAACGGCGGCGAGTCCATCCCCCTGTGGGTGACCGAGCTCGGCTGGCCGACCGGCACGAACGCCCGAGCCGTCTCCGAGTCGTCGCAGGCGGCCGACATCGCCAAGTCGGCGGTCATCACGGCTATGCACGACGTGCAGCGGACCTTCATCTACGACCTCGTCAACGACGGTGTGGACGCGCAGGAGACCGAGGAGAACTTCGGCCTGCTGCACCACCCGCAGGACCCGCTGGGCGCGTTCACCCCGAAGCCGGCGTTCGTCTCCTACTCCACGGCGGCCGGGCTGCTGCTGGACGCGACGGCCACGGGACGGGACACCTCCGTCGCCGATCTCTGGAACGTCTCCTTCGACACGCCCGACGGGCCACTGCATGCGCTCTGGTCGACCTCGGACCGGGCGGTCACCCTCGGGTTGCGCGGGGAGGTCGTGATCACGGACCTGTACGGCGCGTCGCGCACCGTCGCGGCCGGCGACGGCACGAGTATCCTGCTCGAACTGGGGGAGGGCCCGGTGTACGTCCAGGGCGAGGTGGCCGGTGTGACCGCTTCGGAGACCGGGCTGACGCTCGACCCCGCCTACCTGGGGCAGACGGTCACCGCGAGGTGGACCATGGACAACCGGGCGGGTACCACCGACCGTACCGTCGTGCTCCGCTTCGACGACGGCCAGGAGGCGTCGCAGACGGTCGCCGCCGGAACCACCGGAAGCGTCGTCGTCGAGCTGCCACCGGCGAGCGCGCTCGGAGAGCTGCTCGTCGAGGCCACCCTTCTCGAGGACGACGTCGTGCTCGGGCGCCTCACAGCACGCACCACCGTCGGGGAACCCGTCACGCTCGTCGGCGATCAGGTCGCCCTGGCCGACGGCAGCGCACTCCGCCTGACCGTGGACAACGCCTCGGGCGAGCCGGTCACGATCGACCGACTGACCGTCGACCTCGGCGGTTCCACGCAGACGTTCCTCGACGGGGTGACGGTCGCGGCACACGAGTCGGCGACCGCCGATCTCCCGCTCGCCGGTCTCGCCGGTCGCACGGACTGGAGCGCCGTGGCGCTCGTGGGCGGGCGCGAACTGACGGCGTCGGGTGTCGTCGTGCCCCTCGACCTCGGAACCGCGGTCGACGCCGCGCATCGGACGATCGAGGTGGACGGCGTGCTCGACGACCTCGACGACCTCACGCCGATCGTCCCGGCGGCCACCGGACGTGCCGCTGACGACCAGTCCGCGCGGGCCTGGTACACCTGGGACGAGGACGACCTCTTCCTGTCGGTCGAGGTGACCGACGACGTCCACGACCAGCCGGCGGCCGGCGCGAACATCTGGCAGGGCGACTCGGTGCAGTTCACCGTCGCAGCGGGTGCCCCGGGATCGGCCACCGGATGGCATGAACTCGGGATGGCGCTGACCCCGGCCGGGCCCCAGCTGTACCGGTGGCTCGCGGTGGGCGAGGGTCCCGGGACGGTCGCGGGAGCGCGGGTCGCCGTCGAACGGGACGACGCCGCCGCGACGACCGTGTACGAGGTGGCGGTGCCCTGGGTGCGGCTCACCGGTGTCCGTCCGGACGCGGCACTGCTGAGCAGTGCCTTCATCGTGAACGAGGCCGACGGAGAGGGGCGCGACGGGTACCTCGCTTGGGGCGGTGGCATCGCGGCCGAGAAGGACTCCGCGCAGTTCCTGCCCGTGCGGCTCATGCCGGCGGCCGGTACCGGTGGTGGCACGGATCCGGGCACGGGTACCGGCACCTCGGGTGGCTTGGACGGAGAAGCCGCGTCGACGGCCCAGTCCGGGACGCGCGGTCTCGCCGGCACCGGAGTCGACGGCACGGCGACGCTCGCGATGCTCGGACTCGGGGCACTCGCCGCCGGGGCGCTCGTCGTCGCGCGTGGCCGACGCGCGAGTGGCCACCGACCGTGA
- a CDS encoding alpha-L-rhamnosidase gives MTDGTPRRPVVTGLRVGRRRDVAVAAVPDPSVSWTVEAEPGWVGARAVVRLDGVEERELGPHGVLERWPFAPLAPGSEHRLEVRVDGVDGTASEWSPPLRFVTRFLDAPWSEPFLAHPAPTREAEPFVLRRVVTVPAGVVSATLWSTSHGVHQVSINGVDVDDHVLKPGWTSYRDRLTVTGTEVGALLTPGAEDVVTVRVAGGWFTERYGFGETARRHYGEQPTVSLRLELRCADGRMVRVGGDGAWLVDPAAALVESGLYAGETWDLRLEVDGRGDGSEPWLAAAVHPFPADVQVQAADVEPVRVVDERAPVAVWPNPDGTGTIIDFGQNLVGRLRLRLDAPAGTEVILRHAELLQDGELYTRSLRAASATDRFVADGRGPRWVEPEFTFHGFRYAEVRGVPESVGADDVRAVVLQSALRRTGWFSSSDPTLDRLHENVVWSVRGNTLAIPTDCPQRDERLGWTGDAQVFSAAAASLFDVDACFASWLDDLALEQRAAGGVVPTVVPNPLGSFSEVAAAGWGDAVTMVPDVLRDRYGDLAMERRHAASMLAWVEACAERADPSGLWERGFQYGDWLDPTVSRPDKARTDPGLVATAFHVHSACLAGAALEAAGDHRGAERARALAEQASRAFRDAYLTPAGRLMSDTPTAYALVLAFDLAPVGRRTVLAERLAALLRAGGHHLATGFLGTPFVLDALLDHGQERAAERLLFQTACPSWLYPVTQGATTVWERPDAIRPDGSVHPSGMVSLNHCAFGAVADVLHRRIGGLAPAAPGYRRILVRPWFPEALRHASVVHETPFGRAAVAWERVPDGVTVCATVPTGSSAEVRLPDRPVFEVASGTHRWTVLLPPAERPVALGVDDDLARLIDHRGVGALVSAVLREAEPALAEEFDAYIRWVPGRTLRAELAAVAAPPEVVARIDEGLSSLAVPPR, from the coding sequence GTGACCGACGGCACGCCTCGCCGTCCCGTCGTCACCGGCCTGCGGGTCGGTCGAAGGCGGGACGTCGCCGTCGCCGCGGTCCCCGATCCGTCTGTCTCGTGGACGGTGGAGGCCGAGCCCGGTTGGGTCGGCGCCCGCGCCGTCGTACGCCTCGACGGTGTCGAGGAGCGCGAGCTCGGCCCCCACGGGGTGCTCGAGCGCTGGCCGTTCGCACCGCTGGCGCCCGGTTCGGAGCATCGGCTCGAGGTCCGTGTCGACGGTGTCGACGGCACCGCGTCGGAGTGGAGTCCGCCGCTCCGCTTCGTCACCCGTTTCCTCGACGCGCCCTGGTCCGAGCCGTTCCTCGCCCACCCCGCCCCGACGCGGGAGGCCGAGCCGTTCGTCCTGCGGCGGGTCGTGACCGTCCCCGCCGGCGTCGTGTCGGCGACGCTGTGGAGCACCTCGCACGGCGTCCACCAGGTCTCCATCAACGGCGTCGACGTCGACGACCATGTCCTCAAGCCCGGTTGGACGAGCTACCGGGATCGGCTCACGGTCACGGGAACCGAGGTCGGCGCGCTGCTCACCCCGGGGGCGGAGGACGTCGTGACCGTCCGGGTCGCCGGCGGCTGGTTCACCGAGCGCTACGGCTTCGGCGAGACCGCTCGCCGACACTACGGGGAGCAGCCGACGGTCTCCCTCCGACTCGAGCTGCGATGCGCGGACGGTCGGATGGTCCGGGTGGGAGGTGACGGCGCGTGGCTCGTCGACCCTGCGGCCGCCCTCGTCGAGAGCGGCCTCTACGCCGGGGAGACCTGGGACCTCCGTCTGGAGGTCGACGGTCGGGGTGACGGGTCCGAGCCGTGGCTCGCCGCGGCGGTGCACCCGTTCCCCGCCGACGTCCAGGTGCAGGCCGCCGACGTCGAGCCGGTGCGCGTCGTCGACGAACGAGCTCCCGTGGCCGTGTGGCCGAACCCCGACGGCACGGGGACGATCATCGACTTCGGTCAGAACCTGGTCGGTCGGCTCCGGCTCCGCCTGGACGCACCGGCGGGGACCGAGGTGATCCTCCGGCACGCCGAACTGCTCCAGGACGGTGAGCTGTACACCCGGTCGTTGCGTGCCGCGTCGGCGACCGACCGGTTCGTCGCCGACGGCCGGGGCCCGCGCTGGGTCGAGCCGGAGTTCACCTTCCACGGCTTCCGCTATGCGGAGGTGCGTGGCGTGCCTGAGTCGGTCGGAGCCGACGACGTCCGCGCCGTCGTCCTGCAGTCCGCGCTGCGCCGCACCGGGTGGTTCTCGTCCTCCGACCCGACGCTCGACCGCCTCCACGAGAACGTCGTGTGGAGCGTCCGCGGCAACACGCTCGCGATCCCGACCGATTGCCCGCAGCGGGACGAGCGGCTCGGCTGGACGGGCGACGCGCAGGTCTTCTCGGCAGCCGCGGCGTCGCTGTTCGACGTCGACGCCTGCTTCGCGTCCTGGCTCGACGATCTCGCCCTGGAACAGCGTGCGGCCGGCGGGGTCGTCCCGACCGTCGTGCCGAACCCGCTCGGCTCGTTCAGCGAGGTCGCCGCAGCGGGCTGGGGTGACGCGGTGACCATGGTGCCGGACGTGCTCCGCGACCGGTACGGCGATCTGGCGATGGAGCGCCGCCACGCCGCATCCATGCTCGCCTGGGTCGAGGCGTGCGCCGAGCGCGCCGACCCCTCCGGGCTGTGGGAACGGGGCTTCCAGTACGGCGACTGGCTGGACCCGACGGTGAGCCGACCGGACAAGGCGCGTACCGATCCCGGCCTCGTCGCCACCGCGTTCCACGTCCATTCCGCGTGCCTCGCGGGAGCCGCGCTCGAGGCGGCCGGGGACCACCGTGGCGCGGAACGGGCGCGGGCACTCGCCGAGCAAGCGAGCCGGGCCTTCCGCGACGCCTATCTCACCCCCGCCGGCCGGCTGATGTCCGACACCCCGACCGCCTACGCCCTCGTCCTGGCGTTCGACCTGGCCCCGGTAGGGCGCCGGACCGTCCTCGCCGAACGACTCGCCGCCCTGCTCCGTGCCGGCGGACACCACCTCGCCACCGGGTTCCTCGGGACGCCGTTCGTGCTCGACGCGCTCCTCGACCACGGCCAGGAACGGGCCGCCGAGCGCCTGCTGTTCCAGACCGCCTGCCCGTCGTGGCTGTATCCGGTGACCCAGGGCGCGACGACGGTGTGGGAACGGCCCGACGCCATCCGGCCGGACGGTTCGGTGCATCCCTCCGGGATGGTGTCCCTCAACCACTGCGCGTTCGGTGCCGTGGCCGACGTGCTGCACCGCCGCATCGGGGGCCTCGCGCCCGCCGCGCCCGGGTACCGGCGGATCCTCGTGCGACCGTGGTTCCCGGAAGCCCTCCGGCACGCGTCCGTCGTGCACGAGACCCCGTTCGGCCGCGCGGCGGTCGCCTGGGAACGCGTGCCGGACGGTGTGACGGTGTGCGCGACGGTCCCGACCGGGAGCAGCGCCGAGGTCCGCCTTCCCGACCGGCCCGTGTTCGAGGTCGCCTCAGGGACGCATCGATGGACCGTCCTCCTCCCGCCCGCCGAACGGCCCGTCGCCCTGGGGGTCGACGACGACCTGGCGCGACTCATCGACCACCGTGGCGTGGGTGCGCTCGTCTCGGCGGTCCTGCGGGAGGCCGAACCGGCGCTCGCCGAGGAGTTCGACGCCTACATCCGCTGGGTGCCGGGACGGACGCTGCGTGCCGAGCTCGCGGCGGTCGCGGCGCCCCCGGAGGTGGTCGCGCGCATCGACGAGGGACTCTCCTCCCTCGCCGTGCCCCCGCGCTGA